One stretch of Anolis sagrei isolate rAnoSag1 chromosome 11, rAnoSag1.mat, whole genome shotgun sequence DNA includes these proteins:
- the TLCD3A gene encoding TLC domain-containing protein 3A yields the protein MWFPLAAGSVFFPGLFAACLRGLAWLGPAWSLKERILLSGRLVSSVQAIMATVSGIVVVLNCKDVVHSRHWVAREYVGVLVSYMAYDIYVMYLCHWHKSEERGEAAPKHSWASLGAFLRKERLMVTHHLFILVVLTPVAVHLRGELGDFFVGCIFTAELSTPFVSLGKILMQLQMQDSLLHKANGLLILLTFFLCRIALFPFMYWSYARQVGLPIYKVPFRIPFHCNVANALLIAPQLYWFVLICRKAARLYRHRTPQDAAKSR from the exons ATGTGGTTCCCTTTGGCGGCGGGCAGTGTCTTCTTCCCGGGCCTCTTCGCGGCCTGCCTCCGCGGCCTGGCCTGGCTCGGACCCGCATGGAGCCTCAAGGAGCGCATCCTCCTCAGCGGAAG gCTGGTGTCCTCCGTCCAAGCCATTATGGCCACCGTTTCGGGGATCGTGGTGGTTTTGAACTGCAAAGACGTGGTGCACAGCAG GCACTGGGTGGCGCGCGAGTACGTGGGCGTGCTGGTCTCCTACATGGCCTACGACATCTACGTCATGTACCTCTGCCACTGGCACAAGAGCGAGGAGCGGGGGGAGGCGGCCCCCAAGCACTCCTGGGCCAGCCTGGGGGCCTTCCTGCGCAAGGAGCGCCTCATGGTCACCCACCACCTCTTCATCCTGGTGGTCCTCACCCCCGTGGCCGTg CACCTCCGAGGAGAACTGGGAGACTTCTTTGTGGGCTGCATTTTCACCGCTGAGCTGAGCACCCCCTTCGTGTCGCTGGGCAAGATCCTCATGCAG CTGCAGATGCAAGACTCTCTGCTGCACAAGGCCAACGGCCTGCTGATCCTGCTGACCTTCTTCCTCTGCCGCATCGCCCTCTTCCCCTTCATGTACTGGTCCTACGCCCGGCAGGTGGGCCTCCCCATCTACAAGGTGCCCTTCCGCATCCCCTTCCACTGCAACGTGGCCAACGCCCTCCTCATCGCCCCACAGCTCTACTGGTTCGTCCTCATCTGCCGCAAAGCCGCACGGCTCTACCGGCACCGGACGCCGCAGGACGCCGCCAAGTCGAGATAA